The Aphis gossypii isolate Hap1 unplaced genomic scaffold, ASM2018417v2 Contig00252, whole genome shotgun sequence DNA segment CCTAAGTTTCCTTCTACGTACGGTGTTAGCCGTTTTAATAGTacgttcataaaaatgttataaggtGATTTAAGCAATGATATGAATCTATAGTTTTCACAATTTGACTTATCGCCTTTTTTGTATAtcggtatattatatgcttcgTTCCAACTTTTTGACATGCGTTCATCTTTACAAATCTTCTGAAGTAACCTAAAAAGGAGCTGTTGCATCTCTTTTTCGCCATATTTAATGAGTTCAGTTAGTAGTTTAGTACTTTGTCCAATCCTGGTGACTTCCAATTTGTTAAGCCTTTTATTGCTTCGTTGACTTCTTAATGAGTCACTGCACTTACCATTGGCTCTGTTCAATAAAAGTTTTCCCTCCTCATTGAATTAATTAGGATATCTACATTCAGTTTTTCGTGTtcagtaaaatattctttCTATCTTCCGTCTTTTTCTCCAGGATCCAtgagtatattttacttagttACTATCTTTTCTCTCTTTAGATTACTCATTTACATATCTTTCTTtctaacatatatatttcttttgtgTTAATACAATCCATATGGATATAGTTTTCACGGGCAATTTGCATTTTTCTTATTGCCTGTTGACAGTTTTAATTacaccattttttttcatgttttttatcTTTCCAATGATTTCTgctataatatctttaatagcTTTGCTAACATTGTCCCAGTATTCTTCTATATCATTCAGTTCAATAATCTTGATATAATCACCAATATTTTCTGAGTATTTTTGTTGGATTTCCACATTTTTTAACATCTCTAGATTTATgattgtactattatttttctctaGTTATTTTTGACCTAATAGTTTCAGCTAAAACTTTGCTACTAGTAAGAAGTGATCTGTGTCATAGTCGGCTCCTCTGAAACTATACATGTCTTTTATACATAAGCGAAATCTTCTTTGTGTaagtatatgatgtatatataatattatattttttattatctatatatctatatatttccTACAGTAAATCCAGTTTTTCGATTTCTGTGTTCTTAATTATACCATTTCTAacccaattaaattattctttatactttttaaaagatGTGGACTATCAaagatagaattttttttaacgtttataaaaattatggattATTCTCGGTCAGTTCAATTTGATTATTAGTACCTTggtcacaaataataattttagaatataaaccAGCTTCTAATAACGGCCGAAgtacatataacattaaatcttTTAGCATGCCATGTTTGACAGCTAAACGAACTAAGtagtattgatatttttcaatgtgaAAATATACCCCTTGCCATGAACACTAATGAGGTATTTGCTACATTACTTGTTCAGCCAAGATATCCAATATCTTCAAATCATTCAatgaaatcataatattttgaaaattctagGTACTACTTTAAAGAAATTTCATCAAAGCAAatcgtactttttttttatcattctcatactcaattttttatttttaaatggtttaaaaattcttaactGAATCCAAGTAAGAGTTTAGATTCACTGATCCATCTGCGAATAATTGACATACCTGGTTTGTTGACGTTTTgcgatttcaaaaaaaatatatgcagatggatatttgtaaaataatgagaACTGTTTTTCCTCCAATGACCATGGTCGGTGGCTTTACATTATTTGCATTGTATtgtcattgtatttttatacaaaaatgcatgtacctacttaatttataaccacaatgttgttaaaaatacCGATTGAATTGGCTGGCGGTGACCGTGATAGTtgacattttgattttagagATGGAGCAATAAAACCAAACGGTGATCAGGAAGATGCCGATGAGAGCGATGATGATGCGGTGCTATCGGAGACGTTGCGCGATCTTAACGTGATGAATATGGATAGAGTTGAGGAAAAAATCTGTCAGGTGTTCCGAAAATATGGCGCCAGCATGGTGCCTAGCCAACAGCAGCATCTGTCGGTGTTTTCGTCGGGCACAGGTATTACTGTAGCCAAAATTGACAGGACCAAACACATTAACACCCCGTCGATGAAAGGCATCCAGGGTACTCCACAGCCGTCCGTTGTCCGAAAGGTCGTCAAAGAACATTCGTCGGTAATAGCtcttggaaaaaaaatgtccgTGCTGGACTTGCAGCCTAATGATCGTGATATCCATGATGTTACTGTACACGTTAATGATAACGTTAACCATAACGATATCGTGCTTGACGGTGGTGTTGCCGATGGGTCTGTGGCTAATAGAGAGTGCGATCATGGCGTGTGCACGAGTGAACTTCAACCACCACTCATAAACGAGGTCAGAGATTCAAACATTTTCACACTCCAATTTacttccaatttttttttatcctcttCCCAAGCTTatgataaatatcaattattatagtgaaaattaatttttatttgtttaaataaaacaagttcAATTGTTTGGGATAAGATTGTTAAAACGTCATCAAGTCTCCcttgaaatacatattttaatgagataaatttaatcatttgtcTAAAGTCAGTTTTATTACGTAGACCTTTGGTTCTCGGAACTTAGCGaccaaaagttattttttacttcacggtcataaaaataattatttagttggctaatacataattatatacgatTAACTGAACTTcaatatgtgtttataaaatatttttatttagttaattaaatttaaatttattttatttaatttaaattttataattaaatatattgactttaaatttcatattaattgttggaaataatatttaaaatgctttttgtcgatattcaaaatgttaagttattaatatatttaaaggatGGTTCGGTAAACATAACACGACTGCATGCTGTAATTCACAAGCTACCAAACTGGAAACAACTAAGAGTAAGTTATTTCAACAATTCTAATtagctatttattaaaataatgttataccaaataaatgattataataaatttaataggttACCCATTATATTTGACTAGTCTCGTCAAGAATTCAAGAATGGAGTGTATGAGAATACTCAATTtcgtaataaatacaaaataaattactgttaAATCTCTAAATAGCGGACACTCTAGGGCAGTAGTTCTCAACCGGGGTGACATGAAATGTTagcgagaaaaaaaatatttaaaaaaaatcaaatcatttaattatagtcatattgatattaacgatttgaacgttttttttatgtgtaccatattttcttttttttaatcatagaataaattttaaatatacagctAAGTTCGCTTATTGTTTTGAAGTTAGGGTGATGCAGTGCTTGATTCTAGAAGTTAAAGGTGATAAGAATCATAAAAGGTTGAGAAATTCTGCTCTCTGGGGACTATCAAAATTGTTCGTTATTAAGAGGTTGCTCGTATTTCGAGTAGCTTAATCCTAAAATGTCAATGGTTCTTTGTCaagatcaaaatatttgtctgatataatatttggagGTATCCGTTAAGAAAAGTTTcactaaatttgtttttgtttttataaagaaataaaaatatttttaatttattgcaaaAGTACTTGGATGGCCATGTGCttcaataaattatgcttTTTCAACAGTTCTTTTcccaatttaatataatgtagaaaTCTGCGCAAatcatgttataaataattttacagtgTAAAATCAACTCTATTGTCTCTGGGAGCAGGCAATTTCGTTCATCAATACACTAGGCCgacataaacttatttttttttgtgtcgtAATCGTGGCGCCGTAGACGGGAACTTTGCCTTGTAGGTCACCCTTTCCCCAACatccatattatttattaacattaaattaagtaacaaCTTAGCAATATTTTACCATTGTTGGAGGGCTCTATTCTTCCTACTGTGGCCTTCAGCCTATAACAGATTTGTAACTATGGTAATGTCACGTATCTTTCTGCCCTTTGACG contains these protein-coding regions:
- the LOC126553486 gene encoding uncharacterized protein LOC126553486, translated to MRDGAIKPNGDQEDADESDDDAVLSETLRDLNVMNMDRVEEKICQVFRKYGASMVPSQQQHLSVFSSGTGITVAKIDRTKHINTPSMKGIQGTPQPSVVRKVVKEHSSVIALGKKMSVLDLQPNDRDIHDVTVHVNDNVNHNDIVLDGGVADGSVANRECDHGVCTSELQPPLINEDGSVNITRLHAVIHKLPNWKQLRVVLKLMSIMGDPIADFPEIIELNKLRRWYELRINENKHMTSRMKQKLMFKSINAWSAPRPKLTSVNIPSNPMQSENNIDADAMKITWNQLNEMKRKIKKTKSEYTLKLKGIAMNNSRTVYQTMHNDYYNSRLGRNFKQSYYDYFPAKVDDCLFEYVADITKT